The following are encoded together in the Deltaproteobacteria bacterium genome:
- a CDS encoding pirin family protein, giving the protein MAKTRRVEKVWKSKPTVEGAGVHLRRAFGFQEVPRLDPFLLLDDFRSNEPAEYQRGFPWHPHRGMETITYVLAGDVEHGDSLGNRGVIGAGDVQWMTAGSGIVHQEMPKGDSQGRMWGFQLWANLPASHKMMDPRYREVKRDDIPMAETADGARVRVISGEVAGVRGPVREIVTDPEYLDVALPPGRTFTHTVKPTHTVFAYVIEGEGYFDPERDPYAREVVGESYFDMARPCLCGNHSLVAYGPGDTVVVSTEEQPVRFLLVAGRPLNEPVAWYGPIVMNTQAELRTAFREYEQGTFVKHGRR; this is encoded by the coding sequence ATGGCCAAGACACGTCGGGTCGAGAAGGTCTGGAAGAGCAAGCCGACCGTCGAGGGGGCGGGCGTTCACCTGAGGCGGGCCTTCGGCTTCCAGGAGGTGCCACGGCTCGACCCCTTTCTCCTCCTCGACGACTTCCGCTCCAACGAGCCGGCCGAGTACCAGCGCGGCTTCCCCTGGCATCCGCATCGCGGGATGGAGACCATCACCTATGTGCTGGCAGGCGACGTGGAGCACGGTGACAGCCTCGGTAACCGGGGCGTCATCGGGGCGGGGGACGTGCAGTGGATGACGGCGGGGAGCGGCATCGTCCACCAGGAGATGCCGAAGGGCGACAGCCAGGGCCGGATGTGGGGCTTCCAGCTCTGGGCGAACCTGCCCGCGAGCCACAAGATGATGGACCCGCGGTACCGGGAGGTGAAGCGCGACGACATCCCGATGGCGGAGACGGCGGACGGTGCTCGGGTGCGCGTGATCAGCGGGGAAGTGGCGGGCGTTCGGGGACCTGTCCGTGAGATCGTCACCGATCCGGAGTACCTCGATGTCGCGCTCCCTCCCGGCCGCACCTTCACCCATACGGTCAAGCCGACGCACACGGTCTTCGCCTACGTGATCGAGGGCGAGGGCTACTTCGATCCTGAGCGCGACCCCTACGCCCGCGAGGTCGTGGGCGAGAGCTACTTCGACATGGCCCGTCCCTGCCTGTGCGGCAACCATTCGCTGGTGGCCTACGGCCCCGGAGACACGGTGGTCGTTTCGACGGAAGAGCAGCCGGTGCGCTTTCTCCTCGTCGCGGGACGGCCGCTCAACGAGCCGGTCGCCTGGTACGGCCCCATCGTGATGAACACGCAGGCGGAGCTGCGCACCGCATTCCGCGAGTACGAGCAGGGCACCTTCGTGAAGCACGGGCGGCGGTAG
- a CDS encoding MarR family transcriptional regulator: protein MKAVFRALAAPPRRRLLDALFKEDGQTLSALERRLPMTRFGVMKHLRVLEEAGLVVTKKRGREKLHFLNPVPIRLVHDRWVSKYAAPWAATLSGLKHRLEDKAMEKVFEIYIKTSPQRLWEAITDPEMRRKYNFGVRVKSDWTPGSRYQGTSSLNDTAILEGENLVVDPPRRLVQSFRALWSEDVKREGTSRVTWEIEPVGDSCRLTVTHDQLREDANAELYGGWMMILSGLKTLLETGQLLTTPGSLRYSQGPKPAA, encoded by the coding sequence GTGAAGGCAGTGTTCAGGGCCCTCGCCGCCCCGCCGCGCCGGAGGCTGCTCGACGCGCTGTTCAAGGAAGACGGGCAGACGCTCAGCGCGCTCGAGCGGCGATTGCCGATGACGCGCTTCGGCGTGATGAAGCACCTGCGAGTGCTCGAGGAGGCCGGCCTCGTGGTCACGAAGAAGCGCGGGCGCGAGAAGCTGCACTTCCTGAACCCCGTCCCGATCAGGCTCGTCCACGACCGCTGGGTGAGCAAGTACGCCGCGCCCTGGGCCGCGACCCTGAGCGGGCTCAAGCACAGATTGGAGGACAAGGCGATGGAGAAGGTGTTCGAGATCTACATCAAGACGAGCCCACAGCGTCTGTGGGAGGCGATCACCGACCCCGAGATGAGGCGCAAGTATAATTTTGGCGTGCGCGTGAAGTCCGACTGGACACCCGGCTCCCGTTACCAGGGCACCAGCTCGCTGAACGACACCGCGATCCTGGAGGGCGAGAACCTCGTGGTCGATCCGCCGCGCCGGCTCGTCCAGAGCTTCAGGGCCCTGTGGAGCGAGGACGTGAAGCGCGAGGGGACCTCGAGGGTCACCTGGGAGATCGAGCCGGTCGGCGATTCATGCCGGCTGACCGTCACCCACGACCAGCTGCGCGAGGACGCCAACGCCGAGCTCTACGGCGGTTGGATGATGATCCTCTCCGGCCTGAAGACGCTGCTGGAGACCGGGCAGTTGCTGACGACGCCTGGCTCGCTGCGCTACTCGCAAGGCCCGAAACCGGCTGCGTGA